A genomic region of Micromonospora sp. NBC_01796 contains the following coding sequences:
- a CDS encoding DUF6603 domain-containing protein yields the protein MTIDVNGRALHPLGEAIAAADFPLVDLLPAGAFDGIYYLSAEATVEDKSLVVSFELAFEGELALTPPDSDVIALVLGSAGAGWTGVRATVALGAEPSILLEGVALSLRLRGDVLRDVATGGPASISVTADLRVSPDGLSLEGFDGASLAPAYVADTEVVVQADRVRPVFGNINPPGWLEGRDDFRGLAIDRLSVTLPAEYLDADPGADLRLELEHAAIDADGFTGRFAVAADPQHPITGRLFGLPFRFRAFALEIDRNAVRVARLAVDLRLAALEQSDQEKWVSVEVGFAAGRKLSAALSAAQPPGTSTDPAALVSVEAAGVARIGLRAMRLEATDGVVVLLFSGAVTVLVGAGAIGWPRLEFDEFGIGSDGRLILPADGIRLRGVLAAALGPVKLLAEGIGIGSNAAGTALALKPPTSVGMSLAAGPVAGGGYLFVDEAAGQYAGALSLQFEAVAVTAVGVLATRNPDGSPVRMPDGSDGFSLLVLVSAEFTPIQLGFGFTLNGVGGLFGVHRTVNVEALRAGARTGSLNALMFPNDPVGRAAEVVATAGSVFPVAVGRYVLGPMARLGWGTPTLLTFDLGLVLELPAPMRLVVLGRLRMALPDDKHPLVKINMDVLGVIDFDAGEASIDASLYDSQVVGFPISGDMAMRMSWGDRPSFALSAGGFNPRFQPPPNFPALRRLAIALSERNNPRLRLEAYLALTSNTVQFGARLEVYAEAAGFNVAGMLSFDALLQLAPLGFIADIAAAVALRRGSRELMAVSLQVTLSGPRPWRARGKARFKVLFVSASVAFDVSIGSRTPPPLPTPFDVGGELAQALGDPRNWTAQLPPRDEALVTLRRIDVADRQLLAHPLGAIAVTQQVAPLGLDINRYGTSPVTRAGAFTIESVRFGDAGGSAGKATYEHFARAQFQDLTDDEKLSTPSFELMEAGRSFGAPEVKFDDAPPPPLPLGYLEPIIVDRPESVERAKSAARPGVGDRAEFVGRIRRVGSAVVRPVDGPTLLRLSRTSPAALAPTRTTGRAAYRTGAGPLVRFIEPVTGSPTSEEARR from the coding sequence CACCCGCTCGGCGAGGCGATCGCCGCCGCGGACTTCCCCCTGGTCGACCTGCTGCCGGCCGGGGCGTTCGACGGGATCTACTACCTGAGCGCGGAAGCCACCGTCGAGGACAAGAGCCTGGTTGTCTCGTTCGAACTGGCCTTCGAGGGCGAACTGGCGCTGACCCCGCCGGACAGCGACGTCATCGCGCTGGTCCTCGGCTCCGCCGGGGCCGGGTGGACGGGGGTACGGGCCACCGTCGCGCTCGGCGCGGAGCCGTCCATCCTGCTCGAAGGGGTCGCCCTGTCGCTGCGGCTGCGTGGTGACGTACTGCGGGATGTGGCGACCGGCGGCCCGGCCAGCATCAGTGTCACCGCCGACCTGCGGGTCTCCCCGGACGGGCTCAGCCTGGAGGGCTTCGATGGGGCGTCGCTCGCCCCGGCGTACGTCGCCGACACCGAGGTGGTCGTCCAGGCCGATCGGGTGCGGCCGGTCTTCGGCAACATCAACCCGCCCGGTTGGTTGGAGGGCCGCGACGACTTCCGTGGACTGGCCATCGACCGGCTGTCCGTCACGCTGCCCGCCGAGTATCTCGACGCCGACCCCGGCGCCGATCTGCGGCTGGAGCTGGAGCACGCCGCGATCGACGCGGACGGCTTCACCGGCAGGTTCGCCGTGGCCGCCGATCCGCAGCATCCGATCACCGGGCGGCTGTTCGGCCTCCCGTTCCGGTTCCGCGCGTTCGCCCTGGAGATCGACCGCAACGCCGTACGCGTCGCCCGGCTCGCCGTCGACCTGCGGTTGGCGGCGCTGGAACAGTCCGATCAGGAGAAGTGGGTCAGCGTCGAGGTCGGATTCGCCGCCGGCCGCAAGCTCAGCGCCGCCCTCTCGGCCGCACAACCACCTGGTACGTCCACCGACCCGGCCGCGCTGGTCTCCGTCGAGGCGGCCGGGGTGGCCCGGATCGGCCTGCGGGCGATGCGGTTGGAGGCGACCGACGGGGTGGTGGTCCTGCTCTTCTCCGGTGCGGTGACCGTCCTGGTCGGCGCGGGGGCGATCGGCTGGCCCCGGCTGGAGTTCGACGAGTTCGGCATCGGCTCCGACGGGCGGCTGATCCTGCCGGCGGACGGGATCCGGTTGCGGGGCGTACTCGCCGCCGCGTTGGGGCCGGTCAAGTTGCTGGCCGAGGGGATCGGCATCGGCAGTAACGCCGCCGGCACCGCGCTCGCGCTCAAGCCGCCGACCAGCGTCGGGATGTCGCTCGCGGCGGGACCGGTTGCCGGCGGCGGTTACCTCTTCGTCGACGAGGCCGCCGGCCAGTACGCCGGTGCCCTGAGCCTGCAGTTCGAAGCGGTCGCGGTGACCGCGGTGGGGGTCCTGGCGACCAGGAATCCCGACGGTTCACCGGTCCGGATGCCGGACGGCAGCGACGGCTTCTCCCTGCTGGTTCTCGTGTCGGCCGAGTTCACCCCGATCCAGCTCGGCTTCGGCTTCACCCTCAACGGTGTCGGCGGGCTGTTCGGCGTACACCGGACGGTCAACGTCGAGGCGCTGCGTGCCGGTGCGCGTACCGGGTCGCTGAACGCGCTGATGTTCCCGAACGACCCGGTGGGTCGGGCCGCCGAGGTGGTGGCGACCGCAGGTTCGGTCTTCCCGGTCGCGGTCGGCCGTTACGTCCTCGGCCCGATGGCCCGCCTCGGGTGGGGTACGCCCACCCTGCTCACCTTCGACCTCGGGCTGGTGCTCGAACTGCCGGCGCCGATGCGCCTGGTGGTGCTGGGACGGCTGCGGATGGCCCTGCCGGACGACAAGCATCCTCTCGTCAAGATCAATATGGATGTGCTCGGTGTCATCGACTTCGACGCCGGGGAGGCGTCGATCGACGCCTCGCTCTACGACTCCCAGGTGGTCGGCTTCCCGATCAGCGGGGACATGGCGATGCGGATGTCGTGGGGCGACCGGCCGTCGTTCGCCCTGTCAGCGGGCGGCTTCAACCCGAGGTTCCAACCGCCGCCTAACTTCCCGGCGTTGCGCCGCCTCGCCATCGCGCTGTCCGAACGGAACAACCCGAGGCTGCGGCTGGAGGCGTACCTCGCGTTGACCTCCAACACCGTCCAGTTCGGCGCCCGGCTGGAGGTGTACGCCGAAGCCGCCGGCTTCAACGTCGCCGGGATGCTCTCCTTCGACGCCCTGCTGCAACTGGCGCCGCTCGGTTTCATCGCCGACATCGCCGCCGCCGTCGCACTGCGCCGGGGCAGCCGGGAGCTGATGGCGGTCTCGCTCCAGGTCACGCTCAGCGGGCCACGTCCGTGGCGAGCCCGGGGCAAGGCCAGGTTCAAGGTCCTGTTCGTCAGCGCGTCGGTCGCCTTCGACGTGTCGATCGGGTCGCGTACGCCACCGCCGTTGCCCACCCCGTTCGACGTCGGAGGCGAGCTGGCCCAGGCCCTCGGCGACCCCCGCAACTGGACCGCCCAGCTCCCGCCACGGGACGAGGCGCTGGTCACGCTGCGCCGGATCGACGTCGCCGACCGGCAACTGCTGGCCCACCCGCTCGGCGCCATCGCGGTCACCCAGCAGGTCGCACCGCTCGGCCTGGACATCAACCGGTACGGCACCTCACCCGTCACCCGCGCGGGAGCCTTCACCATCGAGTCGGTCCGGTTCGGTGACGCCGGTGGCAGTGCCGGCAAGGCGACGTACGAGCACTTCGCGCGGGCGCAGTTCCAGGACCTGACCGACGACGAGAAACTATCGACGCCGTCGTTCGAGCTGATGGAGGCGGGTCGCAGCTTCGGCGCACCCGAGGTGAAATTCGACGACGCCCCGCCACCGCCGCTGCCGCTGGGCTACCTGGAGCCGATCATCGTAGACCGGCCGGAATCCGTGGAGCGGGCGAAATCCGCCGCCCGGCCCGGAGTCGGCGACCGGGCCGAATTCGTCGGCCGGATCCGGCGGGTCGGGTCTGCGGTGGTCCGGCCGGTGGACGGGCCGACGCTGCTGCGGCTGTCGCGTACCAGCCCGGCCGCGCTGGCGCCGACCCGGACCACCGGGCGGGCCGCGTACCGCACCGGAGCGGGGCCGCTGGTGCGTTTCATCGAGCCGGTCACCGGTTCACCCACATCCGAGGAGGCACGCCGGTGA
- a CDS encoding DUF3892 domain-containing protein, producing MTAQLHFLAYVRQGLAAAGVAPDPIVSDIPARPPIQVGVRLTGHEEEHFDVRLYGPGDVRGVDTRQVIRMDPPPGSHDFEPNNLVTIEFDRPDFPWLFTPASKGDRQRLRPWLFLVVVPVADSELRTDTGAPLPVLECDRADLPDLAESWAWAHAQVATADDTDTVASVLAGDPALTLSRLISPRRLASGVTYRACLVPAFEPGRLAGLGLDVDDTAALGPAWRTGEGAAPPLPVYHSWEFSTSDDGDFQLLASRLEPRALGADVGLRPVWIGRSGMPDLDPAVPTVSLGVEGALRGATTMPSRWAAESREPVQALLRELTTDTGTRLGPPVYGGHYAELDRIPGDAQPPHWLRELNLDPRHRIAAALGTRVVREQQETLMAAAWEQAAEVQRANEALRQAQLAAEASRSTYERRIVAGAASVGGAAVPSTDAGPLPPGRLLQVSGAVLDSVTVTPRSKKRIGDELGHNPTAAATLSATFRRIARPHGPVARRLGADALDGLVEAAGDNQVRATPPQREPAGTVLFDTVAGPDNVSFDRIDAQVDDNARWWHWPPAAATLAADQAQPQTEPAPVAPRLPPENPEWPPEDPDWPPEDPDWPPEDPDWPPPPPPPPVEPLPVSYPDSGPLPAGVPGQPTGLPAAVLSGPGPVLDDRRTYVSSGDGRLFELYHDGGRWLWSDHGTPPGTQAAGVEPGAAMDGGRRFFVASVQGALFEHYWESDRWLWRKHPSPPNTYGLGSAPSLVLNNQSLFVAETTNGNTNSKVARLWERRRDGNQWSWVDHGNPGGTERITANPGAAHGNTRFFVVTDAGNLWERGWNGTRWLWIAHGRPADTVVADLGPSVGTTSVFVKTRDGRLFERIWSGTGASWQDHGKPSGVDLANMTYAVMQVGEETSLFVGGVDGGLHQRRRVGASGAWEWRNLGTPPGTRVMQPPGAAMPSRSVLFVSASDGRVHPVRKDGDIWRWGDPLPLLDSRGSGPVNAEPAPHIRWALPLGFLSNLVAAHVDNPAGDNTVYHRVGRDLGFEAEVRGGWSPHLAKPGGIGAETQGLGVAVADIKGRGQQLDLVLMWVENPAGANTICYQVGWNLGPTGEVTGGWGPVHRIPAEVAAEVQGADLALADLDGDGRPELVLAYATGGANPTLYYRIGWRLGDQGEITGGWSDSVQVPWATSGPIRGVGVAVADLDDDRIPDIVVLTLEPRGGQTRAVYRVGRRINPRGQVVGGWAPEKEAGGDPLPAEHQGAGIAVIDVTGTHQPDLVLFHVDSSGAENRGYYRVGWDLNHFGVARRWSADAPVSGWFGGQGQGAAITIADLNPALVTVRRTMGDAFAAAAGRHQTKVLAAQDLVDEPDPDQVDAAAMAARVATALHPVAGITERMTARLALPGTDTLESLDQLVVVPSFPRPMYEAVRELSPEILFPGASQIPPETVTLLRVNASFVESFMVGLNSELAREMLWRRFPTDPRATFFRQFWDVRSASPSVGPLSDLPPIAGWADENQLGENATAVGAGDLLVVLVRGELLRRYPGTEIYVQKAEYAPDGTRRLLPETRAPQFTGRLDPDMHFFGLPLSVSDAIGDSEKAGWFVVFRQPPVDARFGLNAAPSEAPYGGNPATWSDLHWRHLSADEAADRALRHVQLAGGLADLRLDEVGWNHNGAHQARIVYQPPVLVAVHATDMVPPIDDTWQVDAIVRRADGLPQHRIVALAGTRSDGTPWRMDTDDVIAAIARHERFMVERPVGDRVRVRVSRTGQGRPYLTTEADGDLPNNLLSLPELAEDA from the coding sequence GTGACGGCGCAACTGCACTTTCTGGCCTACGTCCGGCAGGGGCTGGCCGCAGCCGGCGTGGCGCCGGACCCGATCGTGTCGGACATCCCGGCCCGGCCACCGATCCAGGTCGGCGTACGGCTGACCGGCCACGAGGAGGAGCACTTCGACGTACGGCTCTACGGCCCCGGCGACGTACGCGGGGTCGACACCCGGCAGGTGATCCGGATGGACCCGCCGCCCGGTTCGCACGACTTCGAACCGAACAACCTGGTCACGATCGAGTTCGACCGGCCGGACTTCCCGTGGCTGTTCACCCCGGCGAGCAAGGGAGACCGGCAACGGTTGCGCCCCTGGCTGTTCCTGGTGGTGGTCCCGGTCGCCGACTCCGAACTGCGTACGGACACCGGCGCGCCGCTGCCCGTACTGGAGTGTGACCGGGCCGACCTGCCCGACCTCGCCGAGTCGTGGGCCTGGGCCCACGCCCAGGTCGCCACCGCCGACGACACCGACACCGTCGCCTCGGTGCTGGCCGGTGACCCGGCACTTACCCTGTCCCGGCTGATCAGCCCGCGCCGGCTCGCCTCCGGTGTCACCTACCGGGCGTGCCTGGTGCCCGCCTTCGAACCCGGCCGGCTCGCCGGACTCGGCCTGGACGTCGACGACACCGCCGCCCTCGGCCCAGCCTGGCGCACCGGCGAGGGGGCCGCACCACCGCTGCCGGTCTACCACTCCTGGGAGTTCTCCACCAGCGACGACGGCGACTTCCAGTTGCTCGCCAGCCGGTTGGAGCCACGGGCCCTCGGCGCCGACGTCGGGCTGCGTCCGGTGTGGATCGGCCGGTCCGGGATGCCGGACCTGGATCCGGCCGTACCCACGGTCAGCCTCGGCGTCGAGGGCGCGCTGCGCGGCGCGACGACCATGCCGAGCCGGTGGGCGGCCGAGTCCCGGGAACCGGTCCAGGCGCTGCTGCGCGAGCTGACCACCGACACCGGCACCCGGCTCGGGCCACCGGTCTACGGCGGCCACTACGCCGAGCTGGACCGGATCCCCGGTGACGCGCAACCCCCGCACTGGCTGCGTGAACTGAACCTCGACCCCCGGCACCGAATCGCCGCCGCACTCGGCACCCGGGTCGTACGCGAACAGCAGGAAACCCTGATGGCCGCCGCCTGGGAGCAGGCCGCCGAGGTCCAGCGGGCCAACGAGGCGCTGCGCCAGGCACAGCTCGCCGCGGAGGCGAGCCGGTCGACGTACGAGCGGCGGATCGTGGCCGGGGCGGCGTCGGTGGGCGGCGCGGCCGTGCCGTCGACGGACGCCGGCCCGCTCCCGCCCGGCCGGCTGCTCCAGGTCAGCGGCGCCGTCCTGGACTCCGTGACCGTCACCCCGCGCAGCAAGAAGCGCATCGGCGACGAACTGGGGCACAACCCGACGGCGGCGGCGACCCTGTCCGCCACCTTCCGCCGGATCGCCCGACCGCACGGTCCGGTCGCCCGCCGGCTCGGCGCCGACGCCCTCGACGGGCTGGTCGAAGCGGCCGGCGACAACCAGGTACGGGCCACCCCGCCGCAACGCGAACCCGCCGGCACGGTGCTGTTCGACACCGTCGCCGGTCCCGACAACGTCTCCTTCGACCGGATCGACGCGCAGGTCGACGACAACGCCCGGTGGTGGCACTGGCCGCCGGCCGCCGCGACCCTCGCGGCGGACCAGGCACAGCCGCAGACCGAGCCCGCACCGGTCGCGCCACGGCTGCCGCCGGAGAACCCGGAGTGGCCCCCGGAGGACCCCGACTGGCCGCCGGAGGACCCCGACTGGCCGCCGGAGGACCCCGACTGGCCCCCGCCCCCACCACCACCGCCGGTCGAGCCGCTGCCGGTGTCGTACCCGGACAGCGGCCCGCTGCCGGCGGGTGTGCCCGGCCAACCGACCGGGCTGCCGGCGGCCGTGCTGAGCGGACCCGGCCCGGTGCTCGACGACCGCCGCACGTACGTCAGCAGCGGCGACGGTCGCCTCTTCGAGCTGTACCACGACGGTGGACGCTGGCTCTGGTCCGACCACGGCACCCCGCCGGGCACCCAGGCCGCCGGGGTCGAACCCGGCGCGGCCATGGACGGCGGACGGCGGTTCTTCGTCGCCTCGGTCCAGGGCGCCCTGTTCGAGCACTACTGGGAGAGCGACCGGTGGCTGTGGCGCAAACACCCGTCGCCGCCGAACACCTACGGGCTCGGCAGCGCCCCGTCCCTGGTGCTGAACAACCAGAGCCTGTTCGTCGCCGAAACCACGAACGGCAACACCAACAGCAAGGTCGCCCGGCTCTGGGAACGTCGCCGCGACGGCAACCAGTGGAGCTGGGTCGACCACGGCAACCCCGGCGGCACCGAACGGATCACCGCCAATCCGGGAGCGGCGCACGGCAACACCCGGTTCTTTGTCGTCACCGACGCCGGCAACCTGTGGGAACGGGGCTGGAACGGCACCCGCTGGCTCTGGATCGCGCACGGCCGCCCGGCCGACACCGTGGTCGCCGACCTCGGCCCGTCCGTCGGTACGACCAGCGTGTTCGTGAAGACCCGCGACGGCCGGCTGTTCGAACGGATCTGGTCCGGTACCGGCGCCTCCTGGCAGGACCACGGCAAGCCGTCCGGTGTCGACCTGGCCAACATGACGTACGCGGTGATGCAGGTCGGGGAGGAGACGTCGCTCTTCGTCGGCGGGGTCGACGGCGGACTGCACCAGCGACGCCGGGTCGGTGCCTCCGGGGCGTGGGAGTGGCGCAACCTCGGCACCCCGCCCGGCACCAGGGTCATGCAGCCGCCGGGCGCGGCGATGCCGTCCCGGTCGGTCCTCTTCGTCAGCGCCAGCGACGGGCGCGTCCACCCCGTACGCAAGGACGGTGACATCTGGCGGTGGGGCGACCCGCTGCCGCTGCTCGACTCGCGTGGCTCCGGACCCGTCAACGCGGAACCGGCGCCCCACATCCGGTGGGCGCTCCCGCTCGGCTTCCTGTCCAACCTCGTCGCCGCCCACGTCGACAACCCGGCCGGCGACAACACCGTCTACCACCGCGTTGGTCGGGACCTCGGTTTCGAGGCCGAGGTACGCGGCGGCTGGTCACCGCACCTCGCCAAGCCCGGCGGGATCGGCGCGGAAACCCAGGGGCTGGGCGTCGCGGTCGCCGACATCAAGGGCCGGGGGCAGCAGCTCGACCTGGTCCTGATGTGGGTGGAGAACCCGGCCGGCGCGAACACGATCTGCTACCAGGTGGGCTGGAACCTCGGCCCGACCGGTGAGGTCACCGGTGGTTGGGGACCGGTTCACCGGATTCCGGCCGAGGTTGCCGCCGAGGTGCAGGGCGCCGACCTCGCCCTGGCCGACCTCGACGGCGACGGCCGCCCCGAACTGGTGCTGGCGTACGCGACCGGTGGGGCGAACCCGACGCTCTACTACCGGATCGGCTGGCGACTCGGGGACCAGGGCGAGATCACCGGGGGCTGGTCGGACTCGGTGCAGGTGCCGTGGGCGACCTCCGGCCCGATCAGGGGCGTCGGTGTGGCCGTCGCCGACCTCGACGACGACCGGATCCCGGACATCGTCGTACTCACCCTCGAACCGCGCGGCGGGCAGACCCGGGCGGTCTACCGGGTCGGTCGGCGGATCAACCCCCGTGGCCAGGTGGTCGGCGGGTGGGCGCCGGAGAAGGAGGCCGGGGGCGACCCGCTGCCGGCCGAGCACCAGGGCGCCGGGATCGCGGTCATCGACGTCACCGGCACCCACCAACCGGATCTGGTGCTGTTCCACGTCGACAGCTCCGGCGCCGAGAACCGCGGCTACTACCGGGTCGGTTGGGACCTCAACCACTTCGGCGTGGCCCGGCGGTGGTCCGCCGACGCCCCGGTCTCCGGCTGGTTCGGCGGGCAGGGGCAGGGGGCGGCGATCACCATCGCCGACCTGAACCCGGCGCTGGTCACGGTTCGCCGGACCATGGGCGACGCGTTCGCCGCCGCCGCCGGCCGCCACCAGACCAAGGTCCTCGCCGCGCAGGACCTGGTGGACGAGCCGGACCCGGACCAGGTGGACGCCGCCGCGATGGCGGCCCGGGTCGCCACCGCCCTGCACCCGGTCGCCGGCATCACCGAGCGGATGACCGCCCGGCTGGCCCTGCCCGGTACGGACACCCTCGAATCCCTGGACCAGTTGGTCGTGGTGCCGAGCTTCCCCCGACCGATGTACGAGGCCGTACGCGAACTGTCACCGGAGATCCTCTTCCCCGGTGCGTCCCAGATCCCACCGGAGACCGTCACCCTGCTGCGGGTCAACGCCTCCTTCGTGGAGTCGTTCATGGTCGGGCTCAACTCGGAACTCGCCCGCGAGATGCTCTGGCGGCGTTTCCCGACCGACCCGAGGGCCACCTTCTTCCGCCAGTTCTGGGACGTCCGGTCCGCGTCACCGTCGGTCGGACCGCTCTCCGACCTGCCACCGATCGCCGGCTGGGCCGACGAGAACCAGCTCGGCGAGAACGCCACCGCCGTCGGCGCCGGGGACCTGCTCGTGGTCCTCGTCCGGGGCGAACTGCTGCGGCGCTACCCCGGCACCGAGATCTACGTACAGAAAGCGGAGTACGCACCGGACGGAACCCGGCGGCTGCTGCCGGAGACCCGGGCACCGCAGTTCACCGGCCGGCTCGACCCGGACATGCACTTCTTCGGCCTGCCGCTGAGCGTCTCGGACGCCATCGGCGACAGCGAGAAGGCCGGCTGGTTCGTGGTGTTCCGGCAACCGCCCGTCGACGCCCGGTTCGGGCTGAACGCGGCACCGAGCGAAGCACCGTACGGAGGCAACCCCGCCACCTGGTCCGACCTGCACTGGCGGCACCTGTCGGCCGACGAGGCGGCGGACCGGGCACTGCGGCACGTGCAACTCGCCGGTGGGCTCGCCGACCTGCGGCTGGACGAGGTCGGGTGGAACCACAACGGCGCCCACCAGGCACGGATCGTCTACCAGCCACCGGTCCTGGTGGCGGTGCACGCCACCGACATGGTGCCGCCGATCGACGACACCTGGCAGGTGGACGCGATCGTCCGGCGCGCCGACGGGCTGCCGCAGCACCGGATCGTGGCCCTCGCCGGGACCCGCTCCGACGGGACCCCGTGGCGGATGGACACCGACGACGTGATCGCCGCGATCGCCCGGCACGAACGGTTCATGGTCGAACGCCCGGTCGGAGACCGGGTACGCGTACGGGTCTCCCGGACCGGACAGGGGCGCCCGTACCTGACCACCGAGGCCGACGGCGACCTGCCGAACAACCTGCTATCCCTGCCCGAACTGGCCGAGGACGCGTGA